The Echeneis naucrates chromosome 8, fEcheNa1.1, whole genome shotgun sequence genome has a window encoding:
- the srl gene encoding sarcalumenin isoform X2 — protein sequence MKGAVSICCFLSLLLLQATAEEEDFTSVLRDRSHIDETLRLAAEEKAADYAAAIQRLRKIYHNSIKPMEQAYKYNELRQHEISDGEITSKPMVLFLGPWSVGKSSMINYLLGLNDSPYQLYTGAEPTTSEFTVIMHGEKIRSVEGIVMAADSSRSFSPLEKFGQNFLEKLIGIEMPHKLLERVTFVDTPGIIENRKQQERGYPFNDVCQWFIDRADLIFVVFDPTKLDVGLELEMLFRQLKGRESQIRIILNKADNLATQDLMRVYGALFWSLAPLINVTEPPRVYVSSFWPYDYAPDTSRDLFKREEISLLEDLNQVIENRMENKIAFIRQHGIRVRIHGLLVDRYVQTFKEKMSFFSDPELVFKEIIDDPDKFYIFKSILAKTNVSKFDLPNRDAYRDFFGINPITNFKPLSGQCSYMGGCLLEKIEKAITNELPALLSSINSGKQPGLSSCEVTGCGEKPKNRYRKN from the exons ATGAAGGGTGCAGTCTCGATCTGCTGTTTCCTCTCCCTGCTGCTTTTGCAGGCCACAGCAG aagaagaagattTTACTTCCGTCCTCAGAGACAGATCTCACATCGACGAGACGCTGCGACTAGCAGCTGAGGAAAAAGCGGCAGACTATGCAG CGGCAATACAGAGATTGCGGAAGATCTATCATAACTCCATCAAGCCGATGGAGCAGGCCTACAAGTACAATGAGCTGAGGCAGCATGAGATTTCAG ATGGAGAGATTACCTCCAAACCCATGGTACTCTTCCTGGGACCCTGGAGTGTTGGAAAGTCCTCCATGATCAATTACCTCCTGGGCTTGAACGACAGCCCCTATCAGCTCTACACGG GAGCTGAGCCCACTACCTCTGAGTTCACTGTTATTATGCATGGGGAGAAGATCCGCTCTGTTGAGGGTATTGTTATGGCAGCAGACAGCTCTCGCTCTTTTTCACCCCTGGAGAAGTTTGGACAAAACTTCCTGGAAAAGCTGATCGGTATCGAGATGCCCCACAAGCTGCTGGAGCGTGTGACCTTTGTGGACACACCAGGAATCATTGAGAACCgcaaacagcaggagagag GCTATCCATTCAATGATGTTTGCCAGTGGTTTATTGACCGTGCTGACCTGATCTTCGTGGTGTTTGACCCCACTAAGCTGGATGTTGGCCTGGAGCTGGAGATGCTCTTCCGGCAGTTGAAGGGTCGTGAGTCCCAAATCCGCATCATCCTAAACAAGGCTGACAACCTGGCCACCCAGGACTTAATGAGAGTCTATGGAGCACTCTTCTGGAGCTTGGCTCCACTCATCAATGTGACTGAGCCCCCCCGCGTTTACGTCAGTTCCTTCTGGCCATATGACTACGCACCTGACACCAGTCGTGACCTCTTCAAGCGAGAGGAAATCTCCCTTTTGGAAGATCTTAACCAGGTGATTGAAAACCGCATGGAGAATAAAATTGCCTTCATCCGCCAGCATGGCATCCGTGTGCGCATCCATGGCCTGCTGGTGGACCGCTACGTCCAGACCTTCAAAGAGAAGATGAGCTTCTTCAGCGACCCTGAGCTAGTGTTCAAGGAGATCATAGATGACCCAGACAAGTTCtacattttcaaatcaatcCTAGCCAAGACTAATGTCAGCAAGTTTGATCTGCCCAACCGTGATGCTTACCGTGACTTCTTTGGCATCAACCCAATCACCAATTTCAAGCCCCTGTCAGGCCAGTGCTCCTACATGGGAGGCTGTCTGCTGGAGAAGATTGAGAAAGCGATCACCAATGAGCTGCCTGCTCTTCTGAGTAGCATTAACTCTGGCAAACAGCCTGGGTTGTCTTCCTGTGAGGTCACCGGCTGCGGCGAGAAGCCAAAGAATCGCTACCGGAAGAACTGA
- the srl gene encoding sarcalumenin isoform X1 encodes MKGAVSICCFLSLLLLQATAEEEDFTSVLRDRSHIDETLRLAAEEKAADYAAAIQRLRKIYHNSIKPMEQAYKYNELRQHEISAYPGRTLGDSATDGEITSKPMVLFLGPWSVGKSSMINYLLGLNDSPYQLYTGAEPTTSEFTVIMHGEKIRSVEGIVMAADSSRSFSPLEKFGQNFLEKLIGIEMPHKLLERVTFVDTPGIIENRKQQERGYPFNDVCQWFIDRADLIFVVFDPTKLDVGLELEMLFRQLKGRESQIRIILNKADNLATQDLMRVYGALFWSLAPLINVTEPPRVYVSSFWPYDYAPDTSRDLFKREEISLLEDLNQVIENRMENKIAFIRQHGIRVRIHGLLVDRYVQTFKEKMSFFSDPELVFKEIIDDPDKFYIFKSILAKTNVSKFDLPNRDAYRDFFGINPITNFKPLSGQCSYMGGCLLEKIEKAITNELPALLSSINSGKQPGLSSCEVTGCGEKPKNRYRKN; translated from the exons ATGAAGGGTGCAGTCTCGATCTGCTGTTTCCTCTCCCTGCTGCTTTTGCAGGCCACAGCAG aagaagaagattTTACTTCCGTCCTCAGAGACAGATCTCACATCGACGAGACGCTGCGACTAGCAGCTGAGGAAAAAGCGGCAGACTATGCAG CGGCAATACAGAGATTGCGGAAGATCTATCATAACTCCATCAAGCCGATGGAGCAGGCCTACAAGTACAATGAGCTGAGGCAGCATGAGATTTCAG CCTACCCCGGACGAACTTTAGGGGACTCAGCCACAG ATGGAGAGATTACCTCCAAACCCATGGTACTCTTCCTGGGACCCTGGAGTGTTGGAAAGTCCTCCATGATCAATTACCTCCTGGGCTTGAACGACAGCCCCTATCAGCTCTACACGG GAGCTGAGCCCACTACCTCTGAGTTCACTGTTATTATGCATGGGGAGAAGATCCGCTCTGTTGAGGGTATTGTTATGGCAGCAGACAGCTCTCGCTCTTTTTCACCCCTGGAGAAGTTTGGACAAAACTTCCTGGAAAAGCTGATCGGTATCGAGATGCCCCACAAGCTGCTGGAGCGTGTGACCTTTGTGGACACACCAGGAATCATTGAGAACCgcaaacagcaggagagag GCTATCCATTCAATGATGTTTGCCAGTGGTTTATTGACCGTGCTGACCTGATCTTCGTGGTGTTTGACCCCACTAAGCTGGATGTTGGCCTGGAGCTGGAGATGCTCTTCCGGCAGTTGAAGGGTCGTGAGTCCCAAATCCGCATCATCCTAAACAAGGCTGACAACCTGGCCACCCAGGACTTAATGAGAGTCTATGGAGCACTCTTCTGGAGCTTGGCTCCACTCATCAATGTGACTGAGCCCCCCCGCGTTTACGTCAGTTCCTTCTGGCCATATGACTACGCACCTGACACCAGTCGTGACCTCTTCAAGCGAGAGGAAATCTCCCTTTTGGAAGATCTTAACCAGGTGATTGAAAACCGCATGGAGAATAAAATTGCCTTCATCCGCCAGCATGGCATCCGTGTGCGCATCCATGGCCTGCTGGTGGACCGCTACGTCCAGACCTTCAAAGAGAAGATGAGCTTCTTCAGCGACCCTGAGCTAGTGTTCAAGGAGATCATAGATGACCCAGACAAGTTCtacattttcaaatcaatcCTAGCCAAGACTAATGTCAGCAAGTTTGATCTGCCCAACCGTGATGCTTACCGTGACTTCTTTGGCATCAACCCAATCACCAATTTCAAGCCCCTGTCAGGCCAGTGCTCCTACATGGGAGGCTGTCTGCTGGAGAAGATTGAGAAAGCGATCACCAATGAGCTGCCTGCTCTTCTGAGTAGCATTAACTCTGGCAAACAGCCTGGGTTGTCTTCCTGTGAGGTCACCGGCTGCGGCGAGAAGCCAAAGAATCGCTACCGGAAGAACTGA
- the tfap4 gene encoding transcription factor AP-4 isoform X1, protein MEYFMVPAQKVPSLQHFRKTEKEVIGGLCSLANIPLTPETARDQERRIRREIANSNERRRMQSINAGFQSLKTLIPHSDGEKLSKAAILQQTAEYIFTLEQEKTRLLQQNSQLKRIIQELSGSSPKRRRAEEKDEGIGSPDILEEEKTEDLRREMIELRQQLEKERSVRMMLEDQMRSLDAQLYPEKLKAIAQQVQEQQAQTQSLVRLQQHKQLERDLTPAHSPQVLAPATPPAPTHHATVIVPAPVQPPQPHHVTVVTMGPSSVINTVSTSRQNLDTIVQAIQHIEGTQGKGCAGEEEQRRAVIVTSGRVLSDALGSDTASNSDGPDDCSLP, encoded by the exons TCTGGCCAACATTCCTCTGACCCCAGAGACAGCCCGGGACCAAGAGAGGCGAATCCGCAGAGAGATTGCCAACAGCAATGAGCGTCGGCGTATGCAGAGCATCAATGCTGGATTCCAGTCACTTAAAACACTCATCCCACACAGCGATGGAGAGAAGCTCAGCAAG GCTGCCATCCTGCAACAGACAGCAGAGTACATTTTTACTTTGGAGCAAGAGAAGACACGGCTATTACAGCAAAACAGTCAGCTCAAACGAATCATACAA GAGTTAAGTGGCTCCTCCCCGAAGAGGAGGCGTGCAGAGGAGAAGGATGAAGGAATTGGCTCACCAGACAtcctggaggaagagaagactGAAGACCTGAGGAGGGAAATGATTGAGCTGAGGCAACAGCTGGAGAAAGAGCGGTCAGTCAGGATGATGCTGGAAGATCAG ATGCGTTCCTTAGATGCACAGCTGTACCCAGAGAAACTGAAGGCGATCGCCCAGCAGGTCCAGGAGCAGCAGGCCCAAACACAGAGCCTTGTTCGTCTTCAGCAGCACAAGCAGCTGGAGAGGGACCTCACTCCAGCTCACAGCCCACAG GTGTTGGCTCCGGCTACTCCTCCTGCACCAACACATCATGCCACGGTTATCGTCCCTGCGCCTGTCCAACCTCCTCAACCCCATCATGTCACTGTGGTAACCATGGGCCCTTCATCAGTTATCAATACAGTCTCCACATCTCGACAGAACCTGGACACCATTGTTCAA GCAATCCAGCACATCGAGGGCACCCAGGGAAAGGGTTGCGCCGGGGAGGAAGAGCAGCGAAGGGCAGTCATCGTCACTTCAGGTCGAGTCCTGTCCGATGCGCTCGGCTCAGACACGGCCTCAAACAGCGACGGGCCCGATGATTGTTCGCTGCCCTGA
- the tfap4 gene encoding transcription factor AP-4 isoform X2 — translation MMRDSLANIPLTPETARDQERRIRREIANSNERRRMQSINAGFQSLKTLIPHSDGEKLSKAAILQQTAEYIFTLEQEKTRLLQQNSQLKRIIQELSGSSPKRRRAEEKDEGIGSPDILEEEKTEDLRREMIELRQQLEKERSVRMMLEDQMRSLDAQLYPEKLKAIAQQVQEQQAQTQSLVRLQQHKQLERDLTPAHSPQVLAPATPPAPTHHATVIVPAPVQPPQPHHVTVVTMGPSSVINTVSTSRQNLDTIVQAIQHIEGTQGKGCAGEEEQRRAVIVTSGRVLSDALGSDTASNSDGPDDCSLP, via the exons ATGATGAGAGACAG TCTGGCCAACATTCCTCTGACCCCAGAGACAGCCCGGGACCAAGAGAGGCGAATCCGCAGAGAGATTGCCAACAGCAATGAGCGTCGGCGTATGCAGAGCATCAATGCTGGATTCCAGTCACTTAAAACACTCATCCCACACAGCGATGGAGAGAAGCTCAGCAAG GCTGCCATCCTGCAACAGACAGCAGAGTACATTTTTACTTTGGAGCAAGAGAAGACACGGCTATTACAGCAAAACAGTCAGCTCAAACGAATCATACAA GAGTTAAGTGGCTCCTCCCCGAAGAGGAGGCGTGCAGAGGAGAAGGATGAAGGAATTGGCTCACCAGACAtcctggaggaagagaagactGAAGACCTGAGGAGGGAAATGATTGAGCTGAGGCAACAGCTGGAGAAAGAGCGGTCAGTCAGGATGATGCTGGAAGATCAG ATGCGTTCCTTAGATGCACAGCTGTACCCAGAGAAACTGAAGGCGATCGCCCAGCAGGTCCAGGAGCAGCAGGCCCAAACACAGAGCCTTGTTCGTCTTCAGCAGCACAAGCAGCTGGAGAGGGACCTCACTCCAGCTCACAGCCCACAG GTGTTGGCTCCGGCTACTCCTCCTGCACCAACACATCATGCCACGGTTATCGTCCCTGCGCCTGTCCAACCTCCTCAACCCCATCATGTCACTGTGGTAACCATGGGCCCTTCATCAGTTATCAATACAGTCTCCACATCTCGACAGAACCTGGACACCATTGTTCAA GCAATCCAGCACATCGAGGGCACCCAGGGAAAGGGTTGCGCCGGGGAGGAAGAGCAGCGAAGGGCAGTCATCGTCACTTCAGGTCGAGTCCTGTCCGATGCGCTCGGCTCAGACACGGCCTCAAACAGCGACGGGCCCGATGATTGTTCGCTGCCCTGA